In Pectobacterium aroidearum, the following are encoded in one genomic region:
- the gspG gene encoding type II secretion system major pseudopilin GspG, protein MQQSQRSCGQNSYGQHGYGQRGFTLLEIMVVIVILGVLASLVVPNLMGNKEKADRQKAVSDIVSLESALDMYKLDNNRYPSTEQGLKALVTKPTVQPEPRNYPADGYIRRLPQDPWGSEYQLLNPGQHGKLDIFSLGPDGMPGTEDDIGNWNLDKK, encoded by the coding sequence ATGCAACAGTCTCAGCGTAGTTGTGGACAAAATAGTTATGGTCAGCATGGTTATGGCCAACGTGGTTTTACCCTGTTGGAAATTATGGTGGTGATCGTCATTCTCGGCGTACTGGCGAGTCTGGTGGTACCCAATCTGATGGGGAATAAGGAAAAAGCGGATCGGCAAAAAGCCGTCAGCGATATTGTGTCTCTCGAAAGCGCACTCGACATGTACAAACTGGATAACAACCGTTACCCGTCCACGGAGCAGGGACTGAAAGCGCTGGTGACGAAACCAACCGTTCAGCCGGAACCGCGTAACTACCCAGCCGATGGCTATATCCGCCGCTTACCACAGGATCCGTGGGGCTCGGAGTATCAACTGTTGAACCCTGGTCAGCACGGTAAGCTGGATATCTTCTCTCTGGGGCCAGATGGCATGCCGGGAACGGAAGATGATATCGGCAACTGGAATCTGGATAAAAAATAA
- the gspH gene encoding type II secretion system minor pseudopilin GspH, which translates to MKRSTRKQQGFTLLEMMLVVLLAGIAASMVVMAFPRERQNDSAWQLARFQAQLEFAAESSQVNEYMLGVRIYPDRWQFYQLQRPAASEGTPIPSGDRWQGYKWQPWQPHRVSASATLPEALLLELLQADGKKVDKTQSGDDPDILILPGGEITPFRLLVKSKDKALSNWLQVDSNGKFVTSMSQGKKR; encoded by the coding sequence ATGAAGCGGTCAACGAGGAAACAACAGGGGTTTACCCTGCTGGAAATGATGCTGGTCGTGTTACTGGCGGGCATTGCAGCTAGCATGGTGGTCATGGCGTTTCCTCGCGAACGCCAGAACGACAGCGCGTGGCAGTTGGCTCGCTTTCAGGCGCAGTTAGAGTTTGCCGCTGAAAGCAGTCAGGTTAACGAATACATGCTGGGTGTTCGCATCTATCCCGACCGCTGGCAGTTTTATCAACTTCAGCGACCCGCTGCATCGGAAGGGACACCGATCCCGAGCGGCGATCGCTGGCAGGGCTACAAGTGGCAGCCGTGGCAACCGCATCGGGTGAGCGCCTCGGCGACGCTGCCTGAGGCATTACTGCTTGAGCTCTTGCAGGCCGATGGGAAAAAAGTGGATAAAACGCAGAGTGGCGACGATCCCGATATCCTGATTTTGCCCGGCGGTGAAATCACGCCTTTCCGTCTGCTCGTTAAGTCTAAAGACAAAGCGCTCTCGAATTGGCTTCAGGTCGATAGCAACGGAAAATTTGTGACGTCGATGAGTCAAGGTAAGAAACGATGA